The sequence below is a genomic window from Phormidium ambiguum IAM M-71.
AAAAAGCTTTGTTCCGGTTCAATAGTTACCTCGTAATAAGGAGAAGCAGGTTCTGCACCGCTGCTTTGCGGTGTAATTGCATCCGCACTAATTGAAGTAATTTTTCCTTGCAAAATTCCATAATCTGGATAAGGATAAGCAGAAATTCTCAATTGTACATTTTGCCCAATTTGAACGCGAGCAATATCTTGTACCGCCACTCTTGCTTTCACCAACATCTCAGTATTAGCCGGAAGAACTTGGGCTACTTGTTGTCCAGTTTTGATCTGTTGACCAATACTTTGTAACTCTAATTTCAGAATTCTGCCAGATACCGGAGTACGTACCACAGCATTATCTACCATTTGAGAAACTTGGTAATATTGACTTTGGGTAGTATTCAGTTGTTCTTCGAGATTTTTATAGCGACGGAACAAGTACCAAATGTTACTTGAATTGGGATTTTTAGCCCTATACTGATTTATTTGCGAACCCAGTTGGGCAAGCTGAGAGCTTAATTGATCTACTTGCTTTTTTAGGTTATTTTTTTGGTTTTTTAAAGGAAGATCATCTACTTTAGCGATCGGATCTCCGGCTTTAATATCCTGATTTTCCTTAACATCAATACTTTTCACTTTTCCTTGTGTTGCAGACTCCACAAGTTGCAATTCACTAGCCGGACGAATCATTCCCATTGCATCAACAGTCGTATTGTATTTAATCACCGCAGATAACCCTATTGCGGCACCAAATGTAGCAGCTAAACACATCCCTGTTAATTTTGCCCAACGACTAATAGGAGGCAGAAATTCATCGCTTTCTAAAGGATTGAGTAGGTTGGAATCAAATCTATTACTCATGATGGCATTCAGTTAGTTGGGTGAATTTTTTTTTAATTACCTGCATGAACCTTCCGGATGGGAGTGAGTAATGCAGGGAATCTGTAACTGAATTCGCAAGGTAGAAGAGCAAATCAGCAAAACTACTAAGCGAGTTTTTACCCTTGTCATCTCAACTAAAGATACTCAAATGGATAACCAAGAAATTCAGAAACCAGAACTCTTTACCGAATTAAATTCTGAAGAAGCAGCTAGCGTTAATGGTGGTCATTACTATTATCGCCACCGCCGCTATCGTCGTTCCTCCTACTACGGTCATCGCCGTCGCTACTATCGTACCTCTTACTACTACCCACGCTCCTACTCTTACTACCGTACCAGCTACGGTTACGGTGGTGGCTACTACTCTTCTAGCTACGGTTGCTGGTAAGACTGGATCTATGACTTAGAAATTTGAGTTTCTCAAAAGGAGTTACTTATTCTCAAAAGGAGTTACTTATGGATAACCAAGAAATTGAAAAACCCGAACTTTTTACTGAGTTAAATTCTGAAGAAGCTGCTAGCGTTAATGGTGGTTGCCATTACTACGGCTACAGTCGTCGTCGCTACCGTCGTTCTTCCTACTACGGTGGTTACTATCGTCCCTACCGTCGCTACTATCGTACCTCTTACTACTACTACCCGCGCTCTTACTCCTACTACCGCACTAGCTACAGTGGTGGCTACGGTTGCTGGTAAAGGGTGGATATGTATGTGAGAAATTTGAGCAATTAAGTAGTTTGCAATCCTCTTAAATTTGCTCAACTTTCTCCACAGATGTAACTCGGAACGGGACTAAAAACTCACAAGAACACCCATATATTTATGATGGGTGTTTTTTTCTGATTTGTGTTGGTTAGTGATGAATAGCTGATCTAGCATCTAACACTTATACAGATTATCCAATGAAATACTCAGTTGTTTTACAACATAGTGAAGAAGATTGCGGTGCAGCTTGTCTCGCTTCGGTTGCTAAGTCTTACGGGCGTTTATTAACTCTTAACCGCATTCGAGAAGCTGTTGGTACAGGTAAATTAGGAACTACCTTACTTGGTTTAAGAAGGGGTGCAGAAGCATTAGGTTTTAATGCTAGAACTGTGAAAAGTTCCCCAGACGTTCTAGACCACATGAATGATGTCCCCTTACCAGCTATTATCCACTGGATGGGAACTCATTGGGTAGTTTTATATGAACAAAAGAAAAAGAAATATGTAATTGCCGATCCCGCAGTAGGAGTTCGCTATCTTACTAAAGAGGAATTAACGGAAGGTTGGGAAGATTGGGTAATGCTTTTGTTGGAACCCGATTCTGTTCGTTTCTACAATCAACCGGAAGATAAAATTAGCGGATTTAGCCGTTTTTTTGAAAGAATTTGGCCTTATCGCACTCTACTATTACAAGCATTACTGCTAAATGTTGTTTTAGGTTTTCTGTCTTTAGCTTCACCTTTTTTGCTGCAAATCCTCACGGATGATGTGTTGATTCGGGGAGATATGCAGTTACTTACAGGAGTTGCGATCGCAGTTATCGTCATGAACCTGTTTACCGCAGGTTTAGGATTACTGCAATCTAATTTTATTGCTCACTTTGCCCAGAGATTAGAATTAGGTTTAGTACTAGAATTCGCCAGACAAATTCTCCGTTTACCCCTCAGCTATTACGAAGCGCGTCGCAGTGGTGAAATTGTCAGTCGTTTGCAAGATATTCAAGAAATTAACCAGTTAGTTTCACAAATTGTTGTTAGTTATCCCAGCCAGCTATTTGTCGCTAGCATCTCTTTTATTTTCATGCTCATCTATAGTTGGAAATTAACTATAGCGGCTGTCATAATTGCGGCATTAATGACTATTTCTACTATTATTTTCTTGCCTAGCCTGCAACAAAAAACTCGCCATCTGTTAGTTCAAGAAGCAGATACTCAAGGTGTGTTAGTTGAAACTTTCAAAGGCGCACAAACCCTGAAAACTACTAACGCTTTCAGCCAATTTTGGGAAGAAATGCAAAGTAAATTCGGGCGGTTAGCAAATCTTTCTCTCCGCACCACACAAATAGGCATCGTCAATAACATATTCTCTGAATTCGTTTCTGGTAGTGGCGCAGTAGCTTTACTTTGGTTAGGTAGTTTACTTGTTATCAATAAAGATTTGACGATCGGACAATTACTAGCATTCAATAGTTTAAATCAAAGTTTTACAGGTTTAATTACTACAACTATTGGATTTGTTGATGAATTTGCCCGCGTACAAGCAGCTAGTCAACGCCTAACAGAAGTCATCGATGCCACCCCAGAATCTGAAGGAGATCCGAAAAAACCAGAAGCCATTATTCCCGGAGATTCTGATATTATTTGCACCGATGTCAACTTCCATTATCCAGGCAAAGTAGAGTTACTAAAAAACTTTTCTCTCACTATTCCCGGTGGGAAAGTTGTAGCAATTATTGGTAAATCTGGCTGTGGTAAAAGTACTTTAGCGAAAATGATTGCTGGCTTATATCCGCCGCAATCTGGTAATATTCGCATTGACATTTATAATATGCAAGATTTAGCTTTAGAATCTTTTCGCCAACAGGTAGTTTTAGTTCCTCAAGATGCCCACTTCTGGAGTCGAACAATTATTGAAAACTTCCGTTTAGGTTCACCTCAAGTTACTTTTGAACAAATAGTTAAAGCTTGTCGTATTGCTGGTGCTGATGAGTTTATTAGCCAGTTACCTGACAAATATCAAAGCGTTTTAGGTGAATTTGGTGCTAATATTTCCGGTGGGCAAAGACAAAGATTAGCCATTGCTAGAGCAATAGTAAACGATCCATCTATTTTAATTTTAGATGAATCAACTGCTGGTTTAGATCCAGTAAGCGAAACACAAGTTTTGGAAAATTTACTCAGTTATCGTCGGGGAAAAACGACAATTTTAATTAGTCACCGCCCCAGAGTTATTAATCGTGCTGATTGGGTGATTTATTTGGATAATGGGCGATTAAAATTGCAAGGGACTTTGGAGGAATTACGCGCCAAACGTGGCGAACATCAGGGATTTTTAAATCCTTAAGCTTTCATACTAAATCCGGGTTAAAAATCCTCTTTATGATTGAACCGCAGAGGCGCAGAGAACGCAGAGGAAAGAAAGAGAAGATAACGGGGGTAACTAACCAGGATTTGGTATTAGATTCCCGACTTCTCAAAGAAGTCGGGAATCTAATACCAATTCTCTGTAAAATTGCGCTTAATCATAGCCCCTCCCCGTTTACGGGGAGGGGTTTGGGGTGGGGTTCATTGAGCGCATCTTCATAGAAAATTGGTATAAGATAATTTAACAGGACTTAGGCAAATTATGAGAATAAACACCACTTGTAGGGGCAATCCCTATATGAGTGTCCCTATATATAATTTTTCTTGGTGATTTTATCAAATAAAAAAGCCCCTAAAAAGGGGCGGTGTATATTGAGAAATCAATTGTTAATCAACTTTACTTCACTTACCAATTCTCGGTGCAGAAGTAATTCTCTGAAACGCTTTTGGCAAAGGATTTACAGGTTGAGGATTTTCTACTAATGTTGGTACTGAAGCTCGTAAACGTGCCGTTAACTGTTGTGTAGTTGAATCGTAAATTTGCGTCAGCATTTTGGGATAGAAACCAATCCCAATAATTGGCACTAACAAACAAGAAATAATAAACACTTCTCTCGGTTCGGCATCAATTAAAGCTTCGTGTTCTACTAACTCTTTATTTTCCGGCCCGTAGAAGATTTCGCGCAACATTGACAACAGATAAATGGGGGTTAAAATTACACCCACTGCGGCTAAGAAAACCACAATTACCTTGAAAGTTGGGTTGTAAGCATCGCTAGTTGCAAAGCCGACAAACACCATTAATTCTGCCACAAAACCGCTCATTCCGGGCAATGCTAAAGAAGCTAAAGCACAAGCAGTCCACATGGAAAACATCTTCCGCATTTTCTGACCAACACCACCCATTTCATCTAACATTAATGTGTGGGTTCGGTCATAAGTTGCACCTACTAGGAAGAACAAACTCGCCCCAATTAAACCATGAGAAACCATTTGTAACATTGCCCCACTTAAACCTAAATCGGTAAACGAGGCAATCCCAATTGTCACAAATCCCATGTGAGAAATTGAAGAGTAAGCAATCTTCCGTTTCAAGTTTCGTTGGGCAAAGGAAGTTAAAGCGGCGTAGATAATATTTACCACGCCCAAAACTACCAATACTGGGGCAAACACCGCATGGGCATCAGGTAACATTTGAGCATTCATCCGAATTAAGGCGTAACCGCCCATTTTCAGAAGAATCCCAGCGAGTAGCATGTGTACTGGTGCGGTAGCTTCGCCATGTGCATCCGGTAGCCAAGTGTGGAAGGGAATAATCGGCAGTTTGACGGCGTAGGCAATGAAGAAAGCCGCATACATCCATAATTGGAAGTTGATAGCAAAGTCTTTAGCGGCGAGGGTACGCATATCGAACGAAACGTTGTCGCCGTAAAACGCCATCGCCAAAGCTGCGATTAAGATAAACAGGGAACCGCCAGCGGTGTAAAGAATGAACTTAGTAGCAGCATAAAGACGCTTTTTCCCGCCCCAGATTGCCAGTAGTAGGTAAACTGGAATCAATTCCAATTCCCAGACTAGGAAGAATAGCAGCATATCTTGGACGGCAAATACGGCGATTTGTCCACCGTACATTGCCAACATTAAAAAGTAAAACAGCTTTGGTTTCCAGGTGACAGGCCAAGCTGCTAAAGTTGCTAGTGTGGTCATGAAGCCAGTCAGCAAGATTAGGGGCATGGATAGCCCGTCTGCACCTACTGACCAATTTAAATCTAGTTGGGGAACCCAAGCATAGCTTTCAAACAGTTGTAATCCGGGTTGATTTAAGTCGTATCCGGTATAGAAAGCGTAAGAAATGAGGGCAAAATCGATTAGTCCGATAATTAAGGCGTACCAACGTACCGTTTTGCCGTCTTTATCGGGGATGAAGGGTATTAGTAGAGATGCTGCGATCGGAAACAGTATGATCGTTGTCAGCCAAGGAAAATTAGCTGTATTCATTGCTAGTCAGTTTATTAAATTCCTAGAACTTAAAGAATGATCTCGTCTGATTTGAGTTAAGACAAGATCTAATCTCGCCCATACCATTTTTAGTACTAAGTTACGGAATATGCTTATTTCTTTGGTTTTAATTCCAGAGTTTTGGGGAAAGGCAGAAGGGAAGAAAGGCAGAAGGCAGAAGGCAGAAGGCAGAAGGGGAAAGGCAGAAGGGGAAAGGCAGAAGGTAAAAGGTAGAAGGCAGAGGGCAGAAGTAACAATTCCCCTTGTCCCCTTGTCCCCTTTCCCCTACCCTATCTAGGTGACGCTAAAGGCAATTACACCAACCAAAACGGCGGCGAATACGATGAGGGCGTAGAATTGTGCCCGTCCGGTTTCAAAGTATTTCAAACCTTCACCGGAAAGTAGGGTGACTAAGCCTGTTAAGTTGACTGCACCATCTACTACTTTTAGGTCTACTTCCATGACTGCCCTGGCTAGGCGGCGGCTACCTTGGACGAAGAGAACGTCGTAAACTTCGTCGAAGTACCATTTGTTTTTGGAGATTTTGTAGAGTGAGGGAATTTTAGCTGCGATCGCACTCGGATCAATTTTACCCCCCAAATACATCAAGGAAGCCAAAGTAATCCCGATCAAGGAAATGCCCACAGAACTACCAGCCATAATCAGGAATTCTGTAAAACCTTCCTGTGCTGCTTCGGCGGGTACTTCGGCAACTAATTCACTCGCTGGATGGATGAATTCTTCAAAGTAATTGTGGAAAGGTGTACCTACCAAACCAATTAACACGGAAGGAATTGCCAAGATCATCAATGGCAAAGTCATGGTAATTGGCGATTCGTGAGGTTCATGACTGTGATGATGACCTCCATGAGCTTCATGGTCATCATGACCTGTGGCTTCCTCAATGGTCAATTCTTGAGGATTCATCGCGCCAGGGCCAAATACTAAACCTTGGCTTTGCAGGACTTCTGCTTTAATGGTGTTCTTCACGCTGGCTTCATTACCCCGGAATTTGCCTTCAAAGGTGGTGAAGTACATTCGGAACATATAAAAGGCGGTGATTCCCGCAGTTAACCAGCCAATTATCCACAAAGTTGGACTAACTGCGAAAGTAGAACCTAAAATCTCGTCTTTTGACCAAAATCCGGCGAAAGGAGGGATACCGGAGATTGCTAAAGTGCCAATCAAAAAGGTAACGGCGGTGATGGGCATATATTTCCGTAAACCGCCCATCATTCGCATATCTTGAGCGTAAGCGGGGTCGTGTCCGACTACTCCTTCCATGCCGTGAATGACTGAGCCGGAACCAAGGAAGAGCATGGCTTTAAAATAAGCGTGGGTCATGAGGTGGAATAGTCCGGCGCTGTAGGCACCGACTCCCATTGCCATCACCATGTAACCTAACTGAGACATGGTGGAATAAGCCAAGCCTTTTTTGATGTCATTTTGGGTAATTGCGGTTGTTGCGCCCACGAAGGCGGTTACAGCCCCCGTCCAGGCGATCGTAGTCATTGCCACTGGGATGCCTTCAAACACGGGATACATCCGGGCAATTAGGAATACGCCTGCTGCTACCATTGTGGCGGCGTGGATTAATGCAGAAATGGGGGTTGGGCCTTCCATTGCGTCTGGTAGCCAAACGTGGAGGGGGACTTGGGCAGATTTTGCCACTGGCCCCATAAATACTAAAATGGCGAACAAAGCGGCTAATGCAGCGGCTATTTCACCTGATTCTACGGCGAATTGCAGGCGTTCACCCATGATCTCAAAATCAAAGCTGTTGGTTGCCCAATATAAACCGAGTATGCCTAACAATAGGCCAAAGTCACCGACTCGGTTTGTAACAAATGCTTTTTGGCAAGCATCAGCTGCCGCCTTGCGATCGTACCAGAAACCAATCAGCAGGTAGGAACACATCCCGACTAGTTCCCAGAAGATATAAACTTGCACAAGGTTGGAGCTAACTACCAAACCTAACATCGAGGAGCTAAACAAGCTCAGATAAGCATAGAAGCGAACATATCCTGGGTCGTGCGCCATGTAGCCGTCGGTGTAGACCATGACGAGGAAGGCGACTGTGGTGACGATGACTAACATTACCGCTGTTAGGTGATCGATCGTATAACCCATCGTCAGGTGAAAACTCCCCGCCGATGCCCACTCTAGCGTTTGCGTATAAGGTGCATGACCAGAAAACTGACTCCACAGTATTGCAAAGGAAAGAGTCATTGCTGCTCCCAATAGGGAGACGATAAATACTGCGTTTAGCTGTCGCAGTTGGTTGGTAAATTTGCTAAATGAAATCAGCCCGATGCCGACTATCATCGCTCCCAAAAGTGGGAGAACGGGTATTAGCCAAGCATACTGATATATCAGTTCCATCACTGATGCCTACTTTATATAATTTAACTTTTGATCAAACTGTGAACAATTGTGACACACAGTTGATAGGTTCATCTCACCATAAAATAACCAACGCAGATAAATCTAGGTTGGCTTAAGGAAAAATTCATCCCATTGGTAGCCTGTTCAACAATAAGCTCGGTCTTAAGAAATAAGTCTGATGGTACATACATTGGCAAAAATTGGCGAAAGTAAAAGTGAAAAATTATACTTATCTTTCTTACAAGATTGTCACATTATTTTCGCATTAGCTGCTTAATTACTTAAGACGACAATATCAAACCAGGTAACAAATATTTCTGTTACCTGTTCCCCGTTCCTTTAACAAAAAGTCCCGTTGGATTGTATCGGGTACTTTAAGCTAAATCAGGAATTAGTATGGCATCCCAGAGGTTCCATAAATTGATAGTTGTTAGATTCTGTATAGCTTTGCAAAATCATTTCTAATGCTGTATCCAGATCGTCTCTGCCGCGAAAATGCTCGAAGCGATAGAGAATCTGACCTGATTCAAACAACATTAGGGTAGGTAAGGTTTTTAGTCGATAGGTGTTCGCCAGTTTAAAATTTTGGTCGGCGTTGATATCTACTAATTTAAACTTTCCTGCCGATTCTGCCTGAAAACGAGTCAACTGGGGGTTAATCAGGCGACACAAACCGCACCAAGGAGCCCAAAAATGAACCAGTACTGGTGTGGGAGATTCTAAAACTTCTGGTGTAAACGTCCGCTCGTTAACTGACAGTACCATGACCCTCAAGATAATAGC
It includes:
- a CDS encoding peptidase domain-containing ABC transporter, yielding MKYSVVLQHSEEDCGAACLASVAKSYGRLLTLNRIREAVGTGKLGTTLLGLRRGAEALGFNARTVKSSPDVLDHMNDVPLPAIIHWMGTHWVVLYEQKKKKYVIADPAVGVRYLTKEELTEGWEDWVMLLLEPDSVRFYNQPEDKISGFSRFFERIWPYRTLLLQALLLNVVLGFLSLASPFLLQILTDDVLIRGDMQLLTGVAIAVIVMNLFTAGLGLLQSNFIAHFAQRLELGLVLEFARQILRLPLSYYEARRSGEIVSRLQDIQEINQLVSQIVVSYPSQLFVASISFIFMLIYSWKLTIAAVIIAALMTISTIIFLPSLQQKTRHLLVQEADTQGVLVETFKGAQTLKTTNAFSQFWEEMQSKFGRLANLSLRTTQIGIVNNIFSEFVSGSGAVALLWLGSLLVINKDLTIGQLLAFNSLNQSFTGLITTTIGFVDEFARVQAASQRLTEVIDATPESEGDPKKPEAIIPGDSDIICTDVNFHYPGKVELLKNFSLTIPGGKVVAIIGKSGCGKSTLAKMIAGLYPPQSGNIRIDIYNMQDLALESFRQQVVLVPQDAHFWSRTIIENFRLGSPQVTFEQIVKACRIAGADEFISQLPDKYQSVLGEFGANISGGQRQRLAIARAIVNDPSILILDESTAGLDPVSETQVLENLLSYRRGKTTILISHRPRVINRADWVIYLDNGRLKLQGTLEELRAKRGEHQGFLNP
- a CDS encoding HlyD family efflux transporter periplasmic adaptor subunit, whose amino-acid sequence is MSNRFDSNLLNPLESDEFLPPISRWAKLTGMCLAATFGAAIGLSAVIKYNTTVDAMGMIRPASELQLVESATQGKVKSIDVKENQDIKAGDPIAKVDDLPLKNQKNNLKKQVDQLSSQLAQLGSQINQYRAKNPNSSNIWYLFRRYKNLEEQLNTTQSQYYQVSQMVDNAVVRTPVSGRILKLELQSIGQQIKTGQQVAQVLPANTEMLVKARVAVQDIARVQIGQNVQLRISAYPYPDYGILQGKITSISADAITPQSSGAEPASPYYEVTIEPEQSFLVKSDRYYPLQPGMEVTANIISKEETFLAFILRKARLTTNL
- the ndhD1 gene encoding photosynthetic/respiratory NAD(P)H-quinone oxidoreductase subunit D1; translated protein: MNTANFPWLTTIILFPIAASLLIPFIPDKDGKTVRWYALIIGLIDFALISYAFYTGYDLNQPGLQLFESYAWVPQLDLNWSVGADGLSMPLILLTGFMTTLATLAAWPVTWKPKLFYFLMLAMYGGQIAVFAVQDMLLFFLVWELELIPVYLLLAIWGGKKRLYAATKFILYTAGGSLFILIAALAMAFYGDNVSFDMRTLAAKDFAINFQLWMYAAFFIAYAVKLPIIPFHTWLPDAHGEATAPVHMLLAGILLKMGGYALIRMNAQMLPDAHAVFAPVLVVLGVVNIIYAALTSFAQRNLKRKIAYSSISHMGFVTIGIASFTDLGLSGAMLQMVSHGLIGASLFFLVGATYDRTHTLMLDEMGGVGQKMRKMFSMWTACALASLALPGMSGFVAELMVFVGFATSDAYNPTFKVIVVFLAAVGVILTPIYLLSMLREIFYGPENKELVEHEALIDAEPREVFIISCLLVPIIGIGFYPKMLTQIYDSTTQQLTARLRASVPTLVENPQPVNPLPKAFQRITSAPRIGK
- a CDS encoding thioredoxin family protein gives rise to the protein MVLSVNERTFTPEVLESPTPVLVHFWAPWCGLCRLINPQLTRFQAESAGKFKLVDINADQNFKLANTYRLKTLPTLMLFESGQILYRFEHFRGRDDLDTALEMILQSYTESNNYQFMEPLGCHTNS
- a CDS encoding NAD(P)H-quinone oxidoreductase subunit 5 is translated as MELIYQYAWLIPVLPLLGAMIVGIGLISFSKFTNQLRQLNAVFIVSLLGAAMTLSFAILWSQFSGHAPYTQTLEWASAGSFHLTMGYTIDHLTAVMLVIVTTVAFLVMVYTDGYMAHDPGYVRFYAYLSLFSSSMLGLVVSSNLVQVYIFWELVGMCSYLLIGFWYDRKAAADACQKAFVTNRVGDFGLLLGILGLYWATNSFDFEIMGERLQFAVESGEIAAALAALFAILVFMGPVAKSAQVPLHVWLPDAMEGPTPISALIHAATMVAAGVFLIARMYPVFEGIPVAMTTIAWTGAVTAFVGATTAITQNDIKKGLAYSTMSQLGYMVMAMGVGAYSAGLFHLMTHAYFKAMLFLGSGSVIHGMEGVVGHDPAYAQDMRMMGGLRKYMPITAVTFLIGTLAISGIPPFAGFWSKDEILGSTFAVSPTLWIIGWLTAGITAFYMFRMYFTTFEGKFRGNEASVKNTIKAEVLQSQGLVFGPGAMNPQELTIEEATGHDDHEAHGGHHHSHEPHESPITMTLPLMILAIPSVLIGLVGTPFHNYFEEFIHPASELVAEVPAEAAQEGFTEFLIMAGSSVGISLIGITLASLMYLGGKIDPSAIAAKIPSLYKISKNKWYFDEVYDVLFVQGSRRLARAVMEVDLKVVDGAVNLTGLVTLLSGEGLKYFETGRAQFYALIVFAAVLVGVIAFSVT